In Solobacterium moorei, a single genomic region encodes these proteins:
- the glpK gene encoding glycerol kinase GlpK, translated as MEKYIMSIDQGTTSSRVIIFNHDAKVVSSAQKEFQQYFPKPGWVEHDANEIWLSVLSCMMQSMLDANIKPEQIEGIGITNQRETTVVWDKKTGIPVYKAIVWQSRQTAEICNQLKQNNHASMIRQKTGLQLDPYFSATKIRWILDHIENGQQRAESGELLAGTIDTWLIWCLSGMKAHVTDYSNASRTMLFNIYDKKWDDELCSLLNIPMCMLPEVKDSSCIFAYTASEYFFGKRVPIAGAAGDQQAALFGQQCFERGSVKNTYGTGCFMLMNTGNKPHPSKHGLVTTIAWGYQGEITYALEGSVFVAGSAVQWLRDQLKFFKTAKESEKLALSAKEEHELIVVPAFVGLGAPYWDNDCKGAMFGITRGTSKEDMTKATLDSIAYQNRDILDAMKEDSGIAIQSLRVDGGASANDYLMQFQSDIMQCAIERPENVESTALGAAYLAGLAVGYWHDLEELKKERNSHLFTPMMDVSDVSHLYKRWQKAVACARMFTKNEE; from the coding sequence ATGGAAAAATATATTATGTCGATTGACCAAGGAACAACAAGTTCACGTGTGATTATCTTTAATCATGATGCTAAGGTTGTTTCTTCTGCACAAAAAGAATTTCAACAATACTTTCCTAAACCTGGTTGGGTAGAACATGATGCGAATGAGATATGGTTATCTGTATTATCTTGTATGATGCAAAGTATGCTGGATGCTAATATTAAACCAGAACAGATTGAAGGTATCGGTATTACCAACCAACGTGAGACAACGGTTGTATGGGATAAGAAAACAGGTATTCCTGTTTATAAGGCAATCGTTTGGCAATCTCGTCAAACTGCAGAAATCTGTAATCAATTAAAACAGAATAATCATGCTAGCATGATTCGACAAAAGACAGGGCTTCAACTAGATCCATATTTCTCTGCAACAAAAATCCGTTGGATTTTGGATCATATTGAAAATGGTCAACAGCGTGCAGAAAGTGGTGAGTTACTTGCTGGTACAATTGATACTTGGTTAATATGGTGTCTTTCTGGAATGAAAGCACATGTGACGGACTACAGTAATGCATCTAGAACAATGTTATTTAATATCTATGATAAGAAGTGGGATGATGAATTATGTAGTCTTCTTAATATACCGATGTGTATGTTACCGGAGGTAAAAGATAGTAGTTGTATTTTTGCATATACTGCTTCTGAGTATTTCTTTGGTAAGCGTGTACCGATTGCTGGCGCTGCCGGTGACCAACAAGCTGCACTATTTGGACAACAGTGCTTCGAGCGTGGCAGCGTAAAAAATACTTATGGTACTGGTTGCTTTATGTTAATGAATACTGGTAACAAACCACACCCAAGTAAGCATGGTTTGGTTACAACAATTGCTTGGGGTTATCAGGGTGAAATTACTTATGCGCTTGAAGGATCAGTGTTTGTTGCTGGTAGTGCGGTGCAGTGGTTACGTGATCAGTTGAAGTTTTTTAAGACGGCAAAAGAGTCGGAGAAACTTGCTTTATCTGCAAAGGAAGAACATGAATTGATTGTAGTTCCTGCTTTTGTAGGCTTAGGTGCGCCATATTGGGATAATGATTGTAAGGGTGCGATGTTTGGCATTACACGTGGTACAAGTAAAGAGGATATGACAAAAGCAACATTAGATTCTATTGCTTATCAAAATAGAGATATTCTTGATGCGATGAAAGAAGATTCTGGGATTGCGATTCAATCACTACGTGTAGATGGTGGAGCTTCTGCCAATGATTATTTGATGCAGTTTCAAAGCGACATTATGCAATGTGCTATTGAGCGTCCAGAAAATGTTGAATCGACTGCATTAGGTGCTGCATATCTAGCTGGTCTTGCGGTTGGATATTGGCATGACTTAGAAGAGTTAAAGAAAGAACGAAATAGTCATCTCTTTACACCTATGATGGATGTATCTGATGTAAGTCATTTATACAAGCGTTGGCAAAAGGCAGTTGCTTGTGCACGGATGTTTACGAAAAATGAGGAATAA
- the rimP gene encoding ribosome maturation factor RimP, translating to MENIDKLTKLFQPVFDDCHVRLYEIVWLSNEKTLQVAIDNDAHAIDLDICAEVSEKLGVVLDKYDPIKEEYSLEVCSPGAEREIKDYAEFEQLVDEYIYVELKEPFKNMVEITGYVRAASVAAIELEYRDKAVKRTAAIEKNNIRFARLAIKL from the coding sequence ATGGAAAACATTGATAAATTGACCAAATTATTTCAGCCAGTATTTGACGATTGCCACGTTCGACTTTACGAGATTGTTTGGCTTAGTAATGAGAAGACATTACAAGTCGCAATTGACAACGATGCACATGCGATTGATTTAGATATTTGTGCAGAAGTAAGTGAAAAGCTTGGTGTAGTCTTGGACAAGTATGATCCAATCAAAGAAGAGTATAGCTTAGAAGTCTGTAGCCCTGGTGCAGAGCGAGAGATTAAAGATTATGCCGAGTTTGAACAGTTAGTAGATGAATATATCTATGTTGAACTCAAGGAGCCATTTAAGAATATGGTCGAGATAACTGGATATGTTCGTGCTGCTAGTGTTGCTGCGATTGAGTTAGAGTATCGAGATAAAGCAGTAAAGCGCACTGCTGCGATTGAAAAGAACAATATTCGTTTTGCTAGATTAGCAATTAAATTATAA
- the nusA gene encoding transcription termination factor NusA, with product MEIKYTQLLNAIRGVEDDKNVPENIVLEALTEAVAKAFKKDSELQDIEVKAEINKKSKTIDIYQYYNVVEEVEDDELEISLEDAKKLDSNAELGVQVREKKEITSMSRAAASLAKNVFRQKIREAEKVAVYNEYIDQKDEMVIGTVESVKDKFTLISLGKTVALLSKSAEIPHEKLTEGQSIRVVITDVQKETKGSQVLVSRADATLVKRLFEKEVPEIYQGVVEIKSIAREAGERTKMAVLSHNPDVDPIGSCIGPRGSRVQKIIDELHGEKIDIFQWNDDITELVKNALAPAEIISVLPGQDDNSLLVIVSEDQLSLAIGKRGKNARLAVKLTGHKIDIKTRQELEDMGKDYDELLAQAEVMKQKLAEQAKAKSVERQKAAAKDEEEKRLAAIAKFRAENPDSIVDEDEEYIPEEMMERVNDTIIAEISNQPDEEEHQEAAIETPVVETVEKAVEEEKPVVVEKTAEEKEASRKHADLEELARKATYVSHFEKLVDSSKPKNTDSKYKKKKKKDEEEYKVRNKDLEEQIKKNLLVADNRPIYSEEELAEIEAQQESEAEKEYDIDYDEYEEYYDDDENM from the coding sequence ATGGAGATTAAATACACACAACTTCTCAATGCGATTCGCGGTGTGGAAGATGACAAGAATGTGCCTGAAAATATCGTACTAGAGGCATTAACAGAAGCTGTAGCGAAAGCATTCAAGAAGGATTCTGAATTACAGGATATCGAAGTAAAGGCAGAAATTAATAAGAAGAGTAAGACTATTGATATCTACCAATACTATAACGTTGTTGAAGAAGTAGAAGATGATGAATTAGAAATCTCATTAGAAGATGCTAAGAAGTTGGATTCTAACGCTGAATTAGGTGTACAGGTTCGTGAGAAGAAGGAAATCACTTCGATGTCACGTGCAGCTGCCTCTTTGGCTAAGAACGTATTCCGTCAAAAGATTCGTGAAGCAGAAAAGGTTGCAGTATACAACGAATACATTGACCAAAAAGATGAGATGGTTATAGGTACTGTTGAATCTGTTAAGGATAAGTTCACATTAATTAGTTTAGGCAAGACAGTTGCTTTACTTTCTAAGTCAGCTGAAATTCCTCATGAGAAACTAACGGAAGGACAAAGCATCCGTGTTGTAATCACAGATGTACAAAAGGAAACAAAGGGTTCACAGGTATTGGTATCACGTGCTGATGCGACACTTGTTAAGCGTTTATTTGAAAAGGAAGTTCCTGAAATTTATCAGGGTGTTGTTGAAATCAAATCTATCGCTCGTGAAGCTGGTGAAAGAACAAAGATGGCTGTGCTCTCACACAATCCTGATGTAGATCCAATTGGTTCATGTATTGGTCCTCGTGGTTCTCGTGTTCAAAAGATTATCGATGAATTACATGGTGAAAAGATCGACATCTTCCAATGGAATGATGATATAACAGAACTTGTTAAAAATGCTTTAGCACCAGCTGAAATCATCTCTGTTCTACCAGGACAGGATGATAATAGTTTGCTTGTTATTGTTAGTGAAGACCAATTGTCTTTAGCTATCGGTAAGCGTGGTAAGAATGCACGTCTTGCAGTGAAGTTAACGGGTCATAAGATTGATATCAAGACGCGTCAAGAACTTGAAGATATGGGCAAGGATTATGATGAATTACTCGCTCAGGCTGAAGTAATGAAGCAAAAGTTGGCTGAACAAGCGAAGGCTAAGAGCGTTGAACGTCAAAAGGCTGCTGCTAAGGATGAAGAAGAAAAGAGACTTGCGGCAATCGCTAAGTTCAGAGCTGAAAATCCAGATTCTATTGTCGATGAAGATGAAGAATATATCCCAGAAGAAATGATGGAAAGAGTAAACGATACAATCATCGCTGAGATTTCTAATCAGCCAGATGAAGAAGAACATCAAGAAGCTGCTATTGAAACACCTGTAGTTGAAACGGTTGAAAAGGCAGTTGAAGAAGAGAAGCCAGTTGTAGTTGAAAAGACTGCAGAAGAAAAAGAAGCTTCCCGTAAGCATGCAGACTTAGAGGAACTAGCTAGGAAGGCTACTTATGTTTCACACTTTGAAAAACTTGTTGATTCTTCGAAACCAAAGAATACGGATTCTAAGTACAAGAAGAAAAAGAAGAAGGATGAAGAAGAGTACAAGGTTAGAAACAAGGATCTTGAAGAACAGATCAAAAAGAACTTGCTTGTTGCTGATAACCGTCCTATCTATAGTGAAGAAGAGTTGGCTGAAATCGAAGCACAACAGGAATCTGAAGCAGAGAAGGAGTATGACATCGACTACGATGAGTATGAAGAATACTACGATGACGATGAAAACATGTAA
- the rnpM gene encoding RNase P modulator RnpM, producing the protein MPKKIPMRKCVATGEQLPKKELLRVVRTPEGTLAVDVTGRMNGHGAYLKKDVAVIEVAKKNNALAKALSQKIPDEFWDEIAKAMK; encoded by the coding sequence ATGCCTAAGAAAATTCCAATGCGTAAATGTGTAGCAACCGGAGAACAACTTCCTAAAAAGGAGTTGCTCCGTGTTGTTAGAACACCAGAAGGTACATTAGCTGTTGATGTAACAGGTAGAATGAATGGCCATGGTGCATATTTAAAGAAAGACGTAGCAGTTATTGAAGTTGCTAAGAAGAATAATGCTTTAGCAAAAGCATTATCACAAAAGATTCCAGATGAATTCTGGGATGAAATTGCAAAAGCAATGAAGTAG